The Caldicellulosiruptor obsidiansis OB47 genome segment ATTTTTCCCTTATTTTTGGGTATTTAAGAATTAGCTATTTTTAAAAACTTAACTTTGTAAAGGAGAATTTCTTCATGGAAAGGAAAAGAAAAGCTATCATAAGCGGTGTTCTTTTGGTAATTACTTTAATTGTAAACGCACTGGGATCAATGGGAATTATAAACGGAAATTCACAAAAGGCTGTGTCTGACAAGTATCAAACTTTGATAACTCCATCTCCGTCAACATTTGGTATATGGGGTTTGATTTATTTGCTTCTTATAATTTCTGTTGTGCTTATGATTTTCAAACACAATGACGATTATTTTGCAAAGGTAATTGACAGCATAACATATCTTTTCTGGCTTTCGTGTGTACTGAATATTATCTGGATTGTATTTTTCTCTTATGAGATGCTTGGGCTTGCAACAATTGTAATTCTGGGGATGTTAATAACACTGACACTTATTGTGAAAAACATTAGCAAAATGCAGACGCAAAGAAGACGTCTTCTACCCTTAACATTTGGACTTTATTCAGGATGGCTTTTGATTGCAACTGTGGTTAATATTTCAGCATGGCTTGTAAAACTTAAGTGGAACGCCTGGGGAATTTCACCTGAAATCTGGGCAATTGTTGTTCTTATTATATCCATAGCTTTATCCACGATTATAGCTCGAAATATAAAAAATGCGGCATTTATTCTTCCGGTTGCATGGGCATATTTTGGAATTTACAACAACCTCATCTCTGCTTCTGGATTCAACAACAAATTTATTGTTTTGCCAAAGATAGCTATAATAGGTTCTGCAGTTTTGATTGCTATATTTGCAATAGAGTTTTATAAAAACAAATATTGTATAACACCAATAGTTGAATCTGAAAAGAAGGTAAAATAATGCTGATTGTGAAATAAAAAGAGGCTATCTAGCTGTTTGCCTTGATAGCCTCTTTTTTTGATTTGTTTATTTATTTTTTATTCTATCCTTGACTTTAGCCAGCAGTTTATAATGTTCATGTTAGTGTTATGTGCGTACCTTACAAATATTTTTCCTTCATTCATTCTCACTTCTGTTACATTCCTTTCAAATCCACTGTGTGCAAAATAATTTCGCTCATCAGGGTCAGTTTGAGAAGATGAAGGACTGATTAATTTATAAAGTCCTGTCCAATTTTTGATATCATCTAATTCATTTAAAAACTTTTCTGTATTGGAAATTTCATTGCCAAGCATGACATAGTTTGTAGGAATTTTGAATATATCGTAAATACCAATAAAATTCTTTTTGATAGTATCAAGTTCAATTCCTCTATCTTGGCAAAACATTGTTATGTTGAACATTTCAAGCACCCTTATAATACCCAAATAAAATCCAAGGCTTAGAAGTGCTTTAAGGTAAGCACCTTTGTCAAGGTAAGCTGAACTTTTAAAATCTTTCAAAAGCTTTTCTTTAGCATTTTCTATGAGCTTTAAAATCTCTTCAATAACCTCTCCTTCACTGTGATAGTGCTGATAGTAAAGATACAGCGGAACATTGTTTTTGATTGCAGAAAATAAATAACAAAACATCTCTACCTTTTCTCTGAGTTTTTTCCTCTTTTCTCTTATTTGTTGTTTTATTTTAGTACCTTCTGCTCCTTTTGGAACATCTTTAGGTTCAGAATATATATTTCTCAAAAACGAAAAATTGTGCTCTGAAGCTTCTTTCCTATTTATAAGTGAAGCAAAAAAAGCTGTAAAATTCTGTTTTTGGATATGTATCTCGTAGCTGGAAGCTGAACTTCCCAGGATAGGATCTGAAAAGCTTATATATATCTCAGGCACATTTTTTTCGTCAACCCAGTGCATAAGATACGAAAAAACTGCAAAATGTCTTGATGCTTCAAGCATAGCTGATATGTATATGTTATGCCCGCTTGATATATCAATGTAAAGTCTTTTAAATGGTTCTTCTAAATACCTTTTGGTAATGTCAAAAAGAACCTCAAGAACAATATCGTCATAGCTTGCATCAAGAGATATTCCCATATATTCACCAAGTGAATGAACAATAAGCTTATCATCTCTTTTATTCTCAAGATTTATTTTGCTGATAAAATCATCTGGATTTTTCAAATACATTGAAGGAGTTTCAAAAATTGATAAAAGCTCAGATTTCATACTATCCGGTGTAATATAATTAACAAACTTATTGTTAAAGACAATGCTCACAGGATAAACAAGAACTGTCTTTGCTTCAAAGCCTTTTTGCAAAAGAAAGTCTTTCAAAAATAATGAAGAAAGTTCTGCCCAATTGCTATAATCCACTTTTTCGCCGTGAAAATCTTTTATAAAAAAATTTTTGACTGAATCTTTCGGATTGTCAAACCTGCCAACTTGATATATCAATGCTTTCAATCCGGTTTACTCCTTTCACAACAAAAAGTTAATACCTTTTTTATCTTAAATTATACCTGAATCTTTTATATATGAAAAGTCAAAGAAAATTTATCTTATAAAATCTAAAAAGTTGCTAACTTATCTTTTTACCTTTTCAAATACTTCTGTACCTTGTTCATTATAGAGACTTTGCTAAAGTTTGCATAGTAGTATGTGCAAAAATGTTTATACGCATTAAAAATCCATATATCTACACTCTGAACACAGCCACATTCTTTTTTTCTGGTTGCTATCTTTTTTGAATTCTTTATCATCAACAAACCATTTTTCTTTTCTCAAATTTTTTTATAAGCTCCCCATCCACACAGCGAGCTTTGCCAAGGCCTATCTCTTCAACCGGAACCTCCTCTGCGCAAGTCTCTATTTTGAAATTATATTTTTTGCCAATATCCCCAATTTGCTTTGAAATATTAAATATTTTTTCTTTTGGCAGAACAAGGACACCATTGCTTTTTGAAGCATTCTCTGCCTTTATGCAAATTGCGCAATTAAAATTCTGTACTGTTTTAGTTTTAGTATTCTCCATATCAACTTGATAGACAATTGCAAGTTTATACTAAAATTTGAGCTTTATTTGTCATATTTATGCTTTTTGACTAAAAGTCATATCTGTCGACCTCCGGTAGCAAAATTTTTAAGCTCATATTGTATTCGGTTTCGAGCTTGCAGTACGTGGACTTGACCAAACTTCTGGCATCTGCTGGATAGACGGAAAGGTTTTATGGTCTTTTGTCCCTTGATTCTTCTGGGCTGATTTAAATTTTCCACAGATGTTTTAATATAAAAATATTTACAGAGGTATATAATCTTGATATAATAAAATCAAGCTCTTGAACGTGTCTGTAGCCTCCCCTTTGGGGATTGAAACTAGTACCATCCACCATACAAATCATAATCATAGTCAGTTTGTAGCCTCCCCTTTGGGGATTGAAACTAGTACCATCCACCATACAAATCATAATCATAGTCAGTTTGTAGCCTCCCCTTTGGGGATTGAAACCCTCCTACTCATTTTTTTAACCAGCCCGATTAGGGCTGGTTTGTAGCCTCCCCTTTGGGGATTGAAACAATATTTTTTTGTTGCTGACACTGTCCCATACTTCTGTGTTTGTAGCCTCCCCTTTGGGGATTGAAACTGCACAGATATACCAGATTCCAAACTGGAATGCGGTGTTTGTAGCCTCCCCTTTGGGGATTGAAACAAAGAAAAATCAAAGTCCAAAGGTGCACTCATACCCAAGTTTGTAGCCTCCCCTTTGGGGATTGAGGAGAGGGAAAGCCTTTTCTTTGGGAATTGAAACTCAGGATTTTTGCACACGACTAATGTTATTTTAATCTAAACTTAACATTTCCTCTAACAAACACTTGCATATTTCTGATTGAAATGTTATATTTTGATTGAGGAGGGGATGAAGATAAGCGATATTAAAATCATCCAAGAGGATATTAAACACGAAGTTGGTATTGACTTGATATGCAGCCTTGCAGGTAAACTTACAAATATAAAAATTAACATTGAAGACTCAAATCTCAACGAAGAAGATAAAAAGCGAAAAATTGAAAAACTTGAAAAACTTATAGCTACTCTCTGGAAAGAAAGAGATGAAGCATACAGAGGAAACAAGGACACCATCGAAAGAGCTTACAACATATATGCTATATTTTCAGATCTAATCTCCAAAAACAAGTCAAGTTTTGTAGAGATCTTGTAAAAAGAGCTGAAGAGGAGTTGAAGAAAACTTAAAAAATCTGAGCAAAAAGAATGTAGATAGATTTTTGGAATGGCGGTATCGCATTATACGACCAAGGCTTTCTGAAGAACAAAAGATTTTAAGGCTGGCAAACTTTAAGGTAAAATCGAAGCTATAATAGAGGTTGCGAAAAGACTAATACAAAAGGGATTTAGCGATGAAGAGGTTGCTGAACTTACAGAACTTCAGATTGAAAAGGTTAAAGAGTTGAGAAAATCCATAGTAAATTGAAAAAAGTAAAATTGATATAGCTATATTTGAGGTGAAATAATGGTCATGGATATAATTAAATATATTAAGATGGAAGCCGAAATTTTAGATAATTTAGAAGAATAAGTAAACTAAATCATAAACAAAAAGGGACTAGTTCCGGTCAAAACGTTAGAACAAGTCCCTTTTTATCTTTATTAAAATACCACTGTCTCAATCTTTTTTGCCACCATATATCTTAACGCGCAAAGATATTTTTACATTTTCATAACACTTGCAAGATGATGAACAGCAAATCCAATATTTGTATATCCTTTGGAATCAAAATAAGCTTTAA includes the following:
- a CDS encoding TspO/MBR family protein, with amino-acid sequence MERKRKAIISGVLLVITLIVNALGSMGIINGNSQKAVSDKYQTLITPSPSTFGIWGLIYLLLIISVVLMIFKHNDDYFAKVIDSITYLFWLSCVLNIIWIVFFSYEMLGLATIVILGMLITLTLIVKNISKMQTQRRRLLPLTFGLYSGWLLIATVVNISAWLVKLKWNAWGISPEIWAIVVLIISIALSTIIARNIKNAAFILPVAWAYFGIYNNLISASGFNNKFIVLPKIAIIGSAVLIAIFAIEFYKNKYCITPIVESEKKVK
- the csx1 gene encoding CRISPR-associated CARF protein Csx1, yielding MKALIYQVGRFDNPKDSVKNFFIKDFHGEKVDYSNWAELSSLFLKDFLLQKGFEAKTVLVYPVSIVFNNKFVNYITPDSMKSELLSIFETPSMYLKNPDDFISKINLENKRDDKLIVHSLGEYMGISLDASYDDIVLEVLFDITKRYLEEPFKRLYIDISSGHNIYISAMLEASRHFAVFSYLMHWVDEKNVPEIYISFSDPILGSSASSYEIHIQKQNFTAFFASLINRKEASEHNFSFLRNIYSEPKDVPKGAEGTKIKQQIREKRKKLREKVEMFCYLFSAIKNNVPLYLYYQHYHSEGEVIEEILKLIENAKEKLLKDFKSSAYLDKGAYLKALLSLGFYLGIIRVLEMFNITMFCQDRGIELDTIKKNFIGIYDIFKIPTNYVMLGNEISNTEKFLNELDDIKNWTGLYKLISPSSSQTDPDERNYFAHSGFERNVTEVRMNEGKIFVRYAHNTNMNIINCWLKSRIE
- a CDS encoding DUF1848 domain-containing protein, encoding MIKNSKKIATRKKECGCVQSVDIWIFNAYKHFCTYYYANFSKVSIMNKVQKYLKR
- a CDS encoding DUF1848 family protein; translation: MENTKTKTVQNFNCAICIKAENASKSNGVLVLPKEKIFNISKQIGDIGKKYNFKIETCAEEVPVEEIGLGKARCVDGELIKKFEKRKMVC